The DNA sequence AGGAAAAGGGATGCGCTTAAAGGAAGGGATGGTCATTACGATCGAGCCGATGGTTAACATGGGGGCATGGCAAAGCAAAATGGACGCAAACGGCTGGACGGCGCGCACCATTGACGGCTCGTATTCGGCGCAATATGAACATACGATCGCCATTACGAAAAACGGGCCGCTGATCTTAACGACGACGGCGTAAGGATACAGATATTTCTTGTTCTCAACAGCTTGATTTTTTCGACATTCGAAAAACCCGGGTACACGTTGGCCCGGGTTTTTCGTTCCCTTCTCTTTATTCTGGCCAGACTGTTGCGGCCGCTGTGTTGCCATTGCTTTTTCCTGCTATTTTGTTTACATAATATAATTATGGTTGCTACCCTTTCAGCACTTTCACGTAAAACGTCCGCTGGCGCGGCCCGTCGTATTCACAAAAATAGATGCCTTGCCAACGGCCAAGCAGCAGCCGGCCTTCATGAATGATAACATGTTGCGACGCGCCGACCGTGCTCGCTTTCATATGAGCGGCCGTGTTTCCCTCCATATGGCGGTCAAGCGGATGCTCCCACGGGTACGTTTCATCAAAGCGGCGCATCATATCGCGCTTCACGTCAGGATCCGCGTTTTCGTTAATCGTGATGCCGGCTGTCGTGTGCAGGCAATAAACGATCGCCACCCCCTCTTCTACCCCGGACTGGCGCACCGTTTCTTCGACAAATGACGTAATCTCCACCATTTCATCGCGCTTTGTCGTGCGAAGTGAAAAAGATTGAAGCAAGTCTTTCACCTCCTGAACAAATATTTTGTAGAACAACGCAAAATTTGCTACCATTTAATTATAGCATATGGAACGGCCTCCCACCTGCCATCCCTGCATGGAAACGGGAGTCTCCTAGCAAAGTCCATTGGGGTGAAACTGCCGTGCCGAAACGATACACGAATCTCGACAACGTCTCGACGCACAAAACATGGACCGATTTCCGCCGCTGGCAGCGGGAACGGAAACAAAAGCAAAAAGACTTGTCGTACGTCGTACCGCACGCCGTGCCGCCGCAATGGAACCGGCTTCATCATCCGAACGGACGGCCGCAGCTTTGTTGGATCGGCCATTCGACGTTCGTCGTGCAAATGAACGGCATCACGATCGTCACCGACCCGGTTTGGGCGAAGCGGATGGGCGCGGCCAAACGCTTGACGGCTCCTGGTGTTCCGCTTGACAAGATGCCGCCCGTGGACGTTGTGCTCATTTCCCACGGCCACTATGACCATTTGCATTTCGGCAGCCTCCGCCGTTTGCACGGTGACCCGCACATATTCGTGCCCGAGGGGCTCGGCCGCTTGTTCCGCCGCCGCGGCTATCGCCGTGTCACCGAACTGTCATGGTGGGAAACGGCCTCCTTTCACGGC is a window from the Geobacillus stearothermophilus ATCC 12980 genome containing:
- a CDS encoding secondary thiamine-phosphate synthase enzyme YjbQ, whose translation is MLQSFSLRTTKRDEMVEITSFVEETVRQSGVEEGVAIVYCLHTTAGITINENADPDVKRDMMRRFDETYPWEHPLDRHMEGNTAAHMKASTVGASQHVIIHEGRLLLGRWQGIYFCEYDGPRQRTFYVKVLKG